The Deltaproteobacteria bacterium sequence GGGATATTTGCTCCGCCTCGATGGCGGACCGGACGTCCTCGAAAGCGGAGAGCACCGTTACCAGGGTGTATTCAGCCCCGTCATCCCGGACATCCTCGGCGCCCGCTTCCAAGGCGATTTCCATCAGTTTTTCCTCGTCCGCGACGGTTTTCTCGATGGAAATCGTCCCCTTTTTTTCAAAAATCCAGGCGACGCACCCGTTTTCACCGAGGTTCCCGCCACTTTTTGAGAATATGTGCCGTATTTCCGCAACCGTACGCTGCTTGTTGTCCGTCATGACCTCCACCAGCACGGCCACACCGCCGGGACCGTACCCCTCGTAGGTCAGTTCCTCGTAATTGACCCCACCCTCCGCAGCCCCCATTCCTTTCTTGATGGCCCGGTCGATGTTATCCTTGGGCATGTTTTCCGCTTTGGCCGCCAGTATCGCCTGCCGCAACCGGGCGTTCCCCTCGGGATCCCCGCCCCCCAACCGGGCGGCAAGGCTGATCTCCTTGATCAGTTTCGTGAATATCTTCCCGCGTTTCGCATCGGCGGCGCCCTTTTTTCTCTTGATGGTACTCCATTTTGAATGACCGGACATAGAACTACACTCCTTGATTCCTCGGATTAGATTTTATCGGGAGCCTTTTCATAACATAGAGGACGGCTTCTTTTCAAATAAAAAACCCCTCCAGTCCTGAAGGGGTTTGGTATTTATCCCGGCGGCTACCTACTCTCCCACTCAGTCGCCCGAGCAGTACCATCGGCGCCAGAGAGCTTAACTTCCGTGTTCGGAATGGAAACGGGTGGGTCCTCTCCGCTATAACCACCGAGATATATTCTCATGTATTGATGACAATTGCACACCGG is a genomic window containing:
- a CDS encoding YebC/PmpR family DNA-binding transcriptional regulator is translated as MSGHSKWSTIKRKKGAADAKRGKIFTKLIKEISLAARLGGGDPEGNARLRQAILAAKAENMPKDNIDRAIKKGMGAAEGGVNYEELTYEGYGPGGVAVLVEVMTDNKQRTVAEIRHIFSKSGGNLGENGCVAWIFEKKGTISIEKTVADEEKLMEIALEAGAEDVRDDGAEYTLVTVLSAFEDVRSAIEAEQISHVEAKITMVPQNEVKLDSGKAESMLKMMEKLEDNDDVQNVYANFDIDDEVMEKLSAG